A window of the Cicer arietinum cultivar CDC Frontier isolate Library 1 chromosome 6, Cicar.CDCFrontier_v2.0, whole genome shotgun sequence genome harbors these coding sequences:
- the LOC101491370 gene encoding bidirectional sugar transporter N3-like, which yields MAHDPIIFIVGILGNIASFFCFIAPISIFYQICKKKTTGGFQSVPYVAALFSAMLWIFYAYIKTGEMLIITINAFGCLIETIYLSIYLTYCPKNMRIFTLKLICLCNLGGICLVVVLTHVLAKERTARIELLGWICVVLSTSVFAAPLSIIRVVIRTKSVEFMPFTLSLLLTISAITWLCYGILLRDIFVTLPNIVGITFGSIQMVLYGIYRKNKPINDQKLPEHKDDIIMNENQMQVVVIPHQINVVDIETHGEKQVEEKKQEKAEPKEEGIQLQQQKEG from the exons ATGGCTCACGATCCCATTATTTTCATAGTTGGAATTCTAG GTAACATTGCCTCCTTCTTTTGCTTTATAGCACCCAT atctatattttatcaaatttgtaaGAAGAAAACAACAGGAGGATTCCAATCGGTTCCATATGTGGCTGCACTCTTTAGTGCAATGCTTTGGATATTTTATGCCTACATCAAAACGGGTGAAATGCTTATCATCACCATCAATGCATTTGGTTGTTTGATAGAGACAATTTACCTCTCCATCTATCTAACTTACTGCCCCAAGAATATGAGG ATATTCACATTGAAGCTGATTTGCTTATGCAACTTGGGGGGAATTTGTTTGGTTGTTGTTCTTACCCATGTTCTAGCAAAGGAACGAACAGCACGCATTGAACTTCTTGGATGGATTTGTGTAGTCCTCTCAACTAGTGTTTTTGCAGCACCTTTAAGCATTATT AGAGTGGTTATTCGCACCAAAAGTGTAGAGTTTATGCCTTTCACTCTTTCACTCCTCCTCACAATAAGTGCGATTACGTGGCTGTGTTACGGTATTCTCCTCAGAGATATCTTTGTTACC CTTCCGAACATTGTGGGTATTACATTTGGATCAATTCAGATGGTACTATATGGAATATACAGAAAAAACAAGCCTATAAATGATCAAAAATTGCCAGAACACAAAGATGATATAATTATGAATGAGAATCAGATGCAAGTAGTAGTGATCCCTCATCAAATTAACGTTGTTGACATTGAGACTCATGGAGAGAAACAAGTAGAAGAGAAGAAGCAGGAAAAAGCAGAACCAAAGGAAGAAGGAATTcaactacaacaacaaaaggAAGGTTAA